In the genome of Flavobacterium panacagri, one region contains:
- a CDS encoding M1 family metallopeptidase, whose translation MKKRILHFAVIAFVFFTQNNFAQELYMPRNIKQAFEEGTRSKDGKPGKNYWQNHGKYNMEIAVDPVTKIVSGTETIIYENNSKDTLKSLAIRFVNNLHKPSSPRGSSVSDDFLSDGLTISLLKIEDEVYKENARKWGTVGTVKLKKAILPNTKTIINIQWSYPLSKESGREGQIDETTFFVAYSYPRVSVYDDYNGWDLLPHTDRQEFYNDFNDYVFSVKAPKNYIVYATGDLLNPDEVLQPEFAARLKKSYTTDEILHIANEQEMKSGIVTKQYDWNVWKFEAKNITDVTFGLSDHYLWDASSVIVDKKNNRRASVQAAYDIKGTDFVNSVKNNQYALDWFSNHWPGVPYPFSKMTAFQGFADMEYPMMCNDSQMGDAKFAQLVQDHEVAHTYFPFYMGINETRYAFMDEGWATTFEYLIGIDEHGKEEADKFYKNFRVKGYINDRSTEEDQPIISMSTQVSGAGYGNNSYGKASLSYLALKDMLGDEMFKKALHDYMDTWNGKHPIPWDYFNSFNTSTGKNLNWFFNNWFFTNHYLDLAVKSVSADNKVITVENIGGFAIPFDVTITYADNSKVTLHQTPVIWEKNQKTAKIVLKNTKKIKQVELDGGIFMDATPKNNSLIVK comes from the coding sequence ATGAAAAAGAGAATATTGCATTTTGCAGTAATAGCATTTGTTTTTTTTACTCAAAATAACTTTGCCCAAGAGCTTTACATGCCAAGAAATATAAAACAAGCTTTTGAAGAAGGGACACGTTCTAAAGACGGAAAACCAGGAAAAAATTATTGGCAGAATCATGGGAAATACAACATGGAAATTGCTGTTGATCCTGTAACGAAAATTGTAAGTGGAACAGAAACTATTATCTACGAAAATAACAGTAAAGATACTTTAAAAAGTCTGGCTATCCGATTTGTAAACAATCTTCACAAACCTTCTTCGCCTCGTGGAAGTAGTGTAAGTGACGATTTTTTAAGTGATGGATTAACTATTTCGTTACTAAAAATAGAGGACGAAGTTTATAAAGAAAATGCCAGAAAATGGGGAACGGTGGGAACGGTAAAATTGAAAAAAGCCATTTTACCGAACACTAAAACCATCATCAATATTCAATGGAGTTATCCATTGTCTAAAGAAAGCGGTAGAGAAGGTCAAATAGACGAGACTACTTTTTTTGTAGCCTATAGTTATCCACGAGTTTCGGTTTATGATGATTATAATGGCTGGGATCTGTTACCGCATACAGATCGTCAGGAATTTTATAATGATTTTAATGATTATGTTTTCTCTGTAAAAGCACCTAAGAATTATATTGTTTATGCAACGGGAGATTTATTAAATCCTGATGAGGTTTTACAGCCAGAGTTTGCAGCTCGTTTAAAGAAATCTTACACAACAGATGAGATTTTGCATATCGCAAACGAACAGGAAATGAAAAGCGGTATTGTAACGAAACAATATGATTGGAATGTTTGGAAGTTTGAAGCTAAAAATATTACCGATGTTACTTTTGGTTTGAGCGATCATTATTTGTGGGACGCAAGCAGTGTTATAGTTGATAAAAAAAATAATCGACGTGCAAGTGTTCAGGCCGCTTATGATATTAAGGGAACAGATTTCGTAAATTCCGTTAAAAACAATCAATATGCTTTAGATTGGTTTTCTAATCACTGGCCAGGAGTTCCGTACCCGTTTTCAAAAATGACAGCTTTTCAAGGTTTTGCCGATATGGAATATCCAATGATGTGCAACGATTCGCAGATGGGAGATGCAAAATTTGCCCAATTGGTACAAGATCATGAAGTAGCGCATACTTATTTTCCTTTTTATATGGGAATTAATGAAACACGTTATGCTTTTATGGATGAAGGCTGGGCAACTACTTTTGAGTATTTAATTGGAATTGATGAGCATGGGAAAGAAGAGGCAGATAAATTCTATAAAAATTTTAGAGTAAAAGGCTATATCAACGACCGTTCTACTGAAGAAGATCAGCCGATTATCTCGATGTCAACACAGGTTTCTGGTGCGGGTTACGGGAATAATTCATACGGAAAAGCTTCGTTGTCTTATCTGGCTTTAAAAGATATGTTAGGCGATGAAATGTTCAAAAAAGCATTACACGATTACATGGATACTTGGAACGGAAAACATCCAATTCCATGGGATTATTTTAATTCTTTTAATACCTCAACAGGAAAGAATTTAAATTGGTTTTTCAATAATTGGTTCTTCACAAACCATTATTTAGATCTTGCTGTTAAAAGTGTTTCTGCTGATAATAAAGTTATTACAGTAGAGAATATTGGTGGTTTTGCGATTCCTTTTGATGTTACTATTACTTATGCAGATAATTCAAAAGTAACCTTGCATCAAACACCTGTAATTTGGGAAAAGAATCAAAAAACAGCCAAAATTGTGTTGAAAAACACAAAGAAAATTAAACAAGTAGAACTTGACGGTGGTATTTTTATGGATGCAACTCCTAAAAACAACAGTCTAATTGTGAAGTAA
- a CDS encoding NADP-dependent glyceraldehyde-3-phosphate dehydrogenase has product MSFIPEEYQINALINQDTYLVNGELKQWTGQTTPVFSTISSTEKYSPTLLGSIPFMGEKEAAEVVEAATNAYDMGQGLWPTMKVADRIKSMENFVKQMKETREEVVKYLMWEIGKSLGDSQKEFDRTVEYIYDTIASYKELNGRSSHFEKVQGVNAMIRRGPLGVVLCLGPYNYPLNETFSLLIPALIMGNTVIFKPAKHGVLCISPLLEAFRSSFPKGVINIVYGRGREVASPIMKSGKIDVLALIGNSKSAIALQDQHPNKNRLRLILGLEAKNPAIILPDADLDLAIQECITGSLSFNGQRCTALKVLYVHESIREEFNKRFAEKVDSLVFGNPWEKGVSLTPLPESEKPSYIQGLIDDATGKGAKIINEKGGKHTDNYIFPAVLYPVNKEMRVYHEEQFGPVVPVLSFKDIKEPLKDMAESNYGQQVSLFGKDIKTLAPLIDALVNLVCRVNLNSSCQRGPDAFPFTGRKDSAVGTLSIPDALRSFSIRTFVASKDIDYNNEILQELLNSKESNFINTDYIL; this is encoded by the coding sequence ATGAGTTTTATACCAGAAGAATATCAGATTAATGCGCTGATCAATCAAGATACTTATCTTGTAAATGGAGAATTGAAACAATGGACAGGGCAAACCACACCTGTGTTTTCAACTATTTCTTCAACAGAAAAATATTCGCCGACTTTATTAGGGTCGATTCCTTTTATGGGAGAGAAAGAAGCAGCAGAAGTTGTTGAAGCTGCAACGAATGCTTACGATATGGGGCAGGGCTTATGGCCAACTATGAAAGTTGCCGATCGTATTAAAAGCATGGAGAATTTTGTGAAACAAATGAAAGAGACCCGCGAAGAAGTGGTAAAATACTTGATGTGGGAAATTGGGAAATCATTGGGAGATTCGCAGAAAGAATTCGACAGAACTGTAGAATACATCTACGATACTATTGCCAGTTATAAAGAATTAAACGGTAGAAGTTCACATTTTGAAAAAGTACAAGGCGTAAACGCTATGATCCGCCGTGGACCTCTTGGTGTTGTATTGTGCCTTGGGCCTTATAATTATCCTTTAAATGAGACTTTTTCATTATTAATCCCAGCTTTAATTATGGGAAATACTGTGATTTTTAAACCAGCTAAACATGGTGTTTTATGTATTTCACCATTATTAGAAGCGTTTAGAAGCAGTTTCCCAAAAGGTGTAATTAATATTGTTTACGGTAGAGGACGTGAAGTCGCTTCTCCAATTATGAAATCTGGAAAGATTGATGTTTTGGCATTAATCGGAAACAGTAAATCGGCGATTGCTTTACAGGATCAGCACCCAAATAAAAACAGACTTCGTTTGATTTTAGGGTTAGAAGCTAAAAATCCAGCGATCATTCTTCCAGATGCCGATTTAGATTTGGCTATTCAAGAATGTATTACCGGAAGTTTGTCTTTTAACGGACAGCGTTGTACAGCTTTAAAAGTACTATACGTTCATGAATCTATTAGAGAAGAATTCAATAAACGTTTTGCAGAGAAAGTAGATAGTTTAGTTTTCGGAAATCCTTGGGAAAAAGGAGTTTCTTTAACACCGCTTCCAGAATCTGAAAAACCAAGTTATATTCAAGGATTAATTGACGATGCAACAGGAAAAGGTGCAAAAATCATCAATGAAAAAGGAGGGAAACATACCGATAATTATATTTTCCCAGCCGTTTTGTATCCTGTAAACAAAGAAATGCGTGTTTACCACGAAGAACAGTTTGGGCCGGTAGTTCCAGTTCTTTCATTTAAAGATATTAAAGAACCATTAAAGGATATGGCTGAATCAAACTATGGTCAGCAAGTGAGTTTGTTTGGAAAAGATATTAAAACACTTGCGCCGCTTATTGACGCTTTAGTAAACTTAGTTTGCAGAGTAAACCTGAACAGTTCTTGCCAAAGAGGACCAGATGCTTTCCCTTTTACGGGGCGTAAAGATTCGGCTGTAGGAACTTTGAGTATTCCAGATGCTTTGCGTTCTTTCTCAATTCGTACGTTTGTAGCTTCAAAAGATATCGATTACAATAATGAGATTCTGCAGGAATTGCTTAACAGCAAAGAATCGAATTTTATTAATACCGATTATATTTTGTAG
- a CDS encoding rhodanese-like domain-containing protein, producing the protein MNLSQEDWVAQLEADENAVILDVRTEDEFNDGYIENALNIDINKGQGFIYEIEELDKNKNYYVYCRSGARSAKACQIMNELGIQNAYNLLGGILDWEGETVQP; encoded by the coding sequence ATGAATTTATCACAAGAAGATTGGGTTGCTCAGTTAGAAGCTGACGAAAATGCAGTTATACTTGACGTAAGAACTGAAGACGAATTTAATGACGGCTACATTGAGAATGCTTTAAACATTGATATCAATAAAGGGCAGGGGTTCATCTATGAAATCGAAGAATTAGACAAAAATAAAAATTATTATGTATACTGCCGTTCAGGTGCTAGAAGCGCAAAAGCTTGTCAGATCATGAACGAATTGGGTATACAAAATGCCTACAATCTGCTTGGCGGGATCCTGGATTGGGAAGGCGAAACAGTACAACCATAA
- a CDS encoding Crp/Fnr family transcriptional regulator: MQNSLKTIFPNFSNELIATIEENGSLQDFETGTILMRTGQYIKNTALITKGKIKIYRQGEDGGEFLLYYLQPGQACAISMICTAKSEKSQIMAKVVEDVSVMMIPLQSMDKWMMEHRSWYEFVIETYRSRFEEVLEVVDNIAFRSMDERLEFYLKRHSDACGCSEVNLSHQEIATELNTSREVVSRLLKKMEQRGLVKLNRNQIELLK; the protein is encoded by the coding sequence ATGCAAAATTCATTAAAAACCATCTTTCCTAATTTCTCCAACGAACTTATTGCTACTATCGAAGAAAATGGAAGTCTTCAGGATTTTGAGACCGGAACTATTTTAATGCGTACAGGACAATACATCAAGAATACGGCATTAATTACCAAAGGTAAAATCAAAATTTATCGTCAGGGCGAAGATGGTGGTGAATTTTTATTGTATTATTTACAGCCAGGCCAAGCTTGCGCAATTTCAATGATCTGCACGGCAAAAAGCGAAAAAAGCCAAATTATGGCCAAAGTGGTTGAAGATGTTTCGGTAATGATGATTCCGTTGCAATCTATGGACAAATGGATGATGGAACATAGAAGCTGGTACGAATTTGTTATTGAAACTTACAGAAGTCGTTTTGAAGAAGTCTTGGAAGTAGTTGATAACATTGCTTTCCGTTCTATGGACGAAAGATTAGAGTTTTATTTAAAAAGACATTCTGATGCCTGCGGCTGTTCTGAAGTAAATCTTTCGCACCAAGAAATTGCAACCGAATTAAATACTTCCCGCGAAGTAGTTTCTAGATTACTCAAAAAAATGGAACAACGCGGTCTGGTCAAACTCAACCGAAACCAAATTGAGTTATTGAAATAG
- a CDS encoding sulfite exporter TauE/SafE family protein: protein MEYLGFFASIIIGITLGLIGGGGSILTIPILVYLFKVNPDQATSYSLFIVGLTALSGSYSHYKMGNLKLKSALYFAVPSVISILIIREVIFPQIAKTLFCVASYTVSKDFLIMVIFSVLMITAAISMIKKNQPEIKTTETNYMQLSIIGFLVGIVTGFLGAGGGFLIIPALLFFANLPMKQAVGTSLLIITINSSIGFAGDLYIGTPINYTFLLSVSAMALIGMLIGSQLSKKIDGAKLKPLFGWFVLVMGFYIITKEVLF, encoded by the coding sequence ATGGAATATTTAGGCTTTTTTGCTTCAATCATAATCGGAATCACACTTGGCTTAATAGGCGGAGGCGGATCGATATTGACCATTCCAATTTTAGTTTATTTATTTAAGGTAAATCCTGATCAAGCTACTTCCTATTCCTTATTCATTGTAGGCCTAACAGCTTTGTCTGGTAGTTACAGCCATTACAAAATGGGGAATCTAAAACTAAAATCTGCTTTATATTTTGCTGTTCCTTCAGTCATTTCCATTCTGATAATCCGTGAAGTAATTTTTCCTCAAATTGCCAAGACTTTATTTTGCGTAGCATCATATACAGTTTCAAAAGATTTCCTGATTATGGTAATCTTTTCTGTCTTAATGATTACTGCTGCCATTTCGATGATAAAAAAGAACCAGCCTGAAATAAAAACCACAGAAACCAACTATATGCAATTAAGTATAATCGGATTTTTAGTTGGAATTGTAACTGGCTTTCTTGGAGCAGGTGGTGGCTTTTTAATTATTCCTGCTTTACTTTTTTTTGCCAATTTACCAATGAAACAAGCCGTTGGAACGTCTTTATTGATCATTACAATTAACTCATCAATAGGTTTTGCTGGTGATTTATACATTGGAACACCAATAAATTATACTTTTCTATTAAGTGTTTCGGCAATGGCTTTGATCGGAATGCTGATTGGAAGCCAGCTTTCTAAAAAAATAGACGGCGCTAAGCTGAAACCGCTTTTTGGGTGGTTTGTCCTTGTAATGGGATTTTACATCATTACAAAAGAAGTTTTGTTTTAG
- a CDS encoding GNAT family N-acetyltransferase, translating to MDYKIKKASIEDLNETAVLFNLYRVFYRQESDVEKGKAFLKDRLLNNESDIFLAIADEKAVGFVQLYKLFHYTKLQKQWLLSDLFVHPEYRGKGLSVALIDRSKLWCEETGACGLMLETEKTNVIGNQLYPRCGFEYDGLHNYYHWWKTEK from the coding sequence ATGGATTACAAAATCAAAAAAGCAAGTATTGAAGATCTCAATGAAACGGCAGTACTTTTTAATCTTTATCGTGTTTTCTATCGTCAGGAATCTGATGTAGAAAAAGGAAAAGCATTTCTAAAAGATCGATTGTTGAATAATGAATCGGATATTTTTTTAGCAATTGCAGATGAAAAAGCAGTTGGTTTTGTACAACTCTACAAATTGTTTCATTATACAAAACTGCAAAAGCAATGGTTGTTAAGTGATCTTTTTGTTCATCCAGAGTATCGTGGTAAAGGGTTATCTGTCGCATTAATTGATCGCAGTAAACTATGGTGTGAAGAAACTGGAGCATGTGGTTTAATGCTGGAAACAGAAAAAACAAATGTTATAGGCAATCAATTATATCCTCGTTGTGGATTTGAATATGATGGACTTCACAATTATTACCATTGGTGGAAAACAGAAAAATAA
- a CDS encoding helix-turn-helix transcriptional regulator — protein MAATIKNKIRNIRELKNYTQEYMADKLGVTQAGYSKIEKGKTSLSYEKLVEIGRILDVSVEDIISFEYDKYFSNFNKITGNNNGNNNGNISINSDNSSVLRELYEDKIQLLEKLLNRTENELQRYKIKFGEI, from the coding sequence ATGGCCGCAACAATTAAAAACAAAATCAGAAACATTAGAGAGTTAAAAAATTATACTCAAGAATACATGGCAGATAAATTAGGTGTAACGCAAGCAGGTTACAGCAAAATTGAAAAAGGAAAGACTTCTTTGAGTTATGAAAAATTGGTAGAAATAGGAAGGATTTTAGATGTCAGTGTTGAAGATATAATTAGCTTTGAGTATGATAAATATTTTAGCAATTTTAATAAAATCACAGGAAATAACAACGGAAATAATAACGGAAATATATCAATTAATTCTGATAATTCTTCGGTCTTAAGAGAACTTTATGAAGATAAAATTCAATTGTTAGAAAAGCTCTTAAACAGAACGGAGAATGAACTTCAACGTTATAAAATAAAATTTGGAGAGATATGA
- the cydB gene encoding cytochrome d ubiquinol oxidase subunit II: MEFFWYVVLMGILAVYLVLDGYDFGAGIIHLFFADTEKDKKAITNAIGPFWDANEVWLIAAGGVLFFAFPTLYASSFSGFYLPLIMILWLLIFRAIGLEMRGQVHNHMWESIWDKAFGIASLLLALFFGIALGNIVRGVNLGMVQNGVSTQEPHFFFLPLWNPTFSPQANELGIIDWFTLFLGVVSVVALTIHGANWIIYKTNSSLNPKLKKVVFALNIVLLVLVCISLQIWHFIEPKPFHNFVENPILWFFPLMTFVGILGLFKVRSFKKDGHGFIFSTLFLVGGFASTAVSIFPNVLPSTNKVNPSLTIYNTAAHEYGLNAGLSWFFVALFLVIIYFIIQYRVFSGKMDDIGYGEH; the protein is encoded by the coding sequence ATGGAATTTTTTTGGTACGTAGTTTTAATGGGAATTTTGGCTGTTTATCTGGTTTTAGACGGTTATGATTTTGGCGCAGGAATTATTCATTTATTTTTTGCCGATACAGAAAAAGATAAAAAAGCAATTACAAATGCTATTGGTCCGTTTTGGGATGCCAATGAAGTTTGGCTTATTGCTGCTGGTGGCGTTTTGTTTTTTGCTTTTCCGACTTTATACGCTTCTTCTTTCAGCGGATTTTATCTTCCTTTGATTATGATTTTATGGCTTTTGATTTTTCGCGCCATCGGATTGGAGATGCGCGGTCAGGTACATAATCATATGTGGGAGAGTATTTGGGATAAAGCCTTTGGAATTGCGAGTTTACTTTTGGCTTTATTCTTTGGAATTGCCTTAGGAAATATTGTCCGTGGCGTAAATCTTGGAATGGTTCAAAATGGAGTTTCTACACAAGAACCGCATTTTTTCTTTCTGCCGTTATGGAACCCTACTTTTAGTCCGCAGGCAAATGAACTGGGAATTATTGACTGGTTTACGCTTTTTCTTGGTGTTGTAAGTGTTGTCGCTTTGACAATTCACGGCGCAAACTGGATTATTTATAAAACGAATTCATCATTGAATCCGAAACTTAAAAAAGTAGTTTTTGCATTGAATATTGTGTTGCTGGTTTTGGTTTGTATTTCACTTCAGATTTGGCATTTTATTGAACCAAAGCCATTTCATAATTTCGTTGAAAATCCGATTCTTTGGTTTTTTCCTTTAATGACCTTTGTTGGGATTTTGGGATTGTTTAAAGTGCGTTCCTTTAAAAAAGACGGTCATGGATTTATATTTTCAACCTTATTTTTGGTTGGTGGATTTGCTTCGACAGCGGTTTCAATTTTTCCTAATGTCCTGCCTTCAACTAATAAAGTGAATCCATCATTAACAATCTATAATACTGCTGCGCACGAATATGGTTTAAATGCTGGTTTGAGCTGGTTTTTTGTGGCTTTGTTTCTAGTAATTATTTATTTTATAATTCAGTATCGTGTTTTCAGCGGGAAGATGGATGATATTGGGTATGGGGAACATTGA
- a CDS encoding cytochrome ubiquinol oxidase subunit I, with protein sequence MEEMLFYDRMQFAFTITFHYLFPQLTMGLSLIIVYFKWKFLKTKDEQYNHATHFWMKIFALNFAMGVVTGIPMEFQFGTNWAKFSELTGGIIGQTLAMEGMFSFFLESSFLGLFLFGEKLLGHKWHFVTGLLIMIGSWASGFLIIATHSWMQNPVGYEILENGKFVLNNFQALFLNPWLWPSYLHNQAASLVTSSFVVAGIGAFYILSKKNVSFGKLFLKTGVIFGLISSLIVAMPTGDLLAKNVVKYQPVTFAAMEGIFHTEEKGSEIVLIGQPDVKDKKLDNKIAVPNILSFLTYGNWDQEIKGLDQYEEDLHPTNISGLYYAYHIMVGLGTVFIGLMVISLFQLIRGKLFETKWILWSLMFMMPFPYIANTTGWYTAELGRQPWLVYNLLRTAAGASPTVSSGNTLFTLLGFIGLYLLLGMLFLLLVGKIINKGPHNVELSTEKI encoded by the coding sequence ATGGAAGAAATGCTCTTTTATGATCGAATGCAGTTCGCGTTCACCATTACTTTTCATTACCTTTTTCCACAGCTTACAATGGGTCTTTCGTTGATCATTGTGTACTTCAAATGGAAATTTCTCAAAACTAAAGACGAACAATACAATCACGCCACCCATTTCTGGATGAAAATCTTTGCCCTCAATTTTGCAATGGGTGTGGTAACTGGAATTCCAATGGAGTTTCAATTTGGAACCAACTGGGCAAAATTCTCTGAATTAACAGGAGGGATTATTGGTCAGACACTCGCAATGGAAGGAATGTTTTCTTTTTTTCTCGAATCGTCGTTTTTAGGTTTGTTTTTGTTTGGTGAAAAACTCCTAGGACATAAATGGCATTTTGTAACCGGATTATTAATCATGATTGGTTCCTGGGCCAGCGGATTTTTAATTATTGCCACACATTCGTGGATGCAGAATCCCGTTGGTTATGAAATTCTGGAAAACGGAAAATTTGTGCTGAATAATTTTCAGGCTTTATTTTTAAATCCGTGGCTTTGGCCTTCTTATCTGCACAATCAGGCCGCTTCTTTGGTAACAAGTTCTTTTGTTGTGGCAGGAATTGGAGCGTTCTATATTTTAAGTAAAAAGAATGTTTCGTTCGGGAAATTGTTTCTTAAAACAGGTGTTATTTTTGGATTGATTTCGAGTTTAATTGTTGCAATGCCAACAGGAGATTTATTGGCTAAAAATGTTGTAAAATATCAGCCTGTTACTTTTGCCGCTATGGAAGGAATTTTTCATACGGAAGAGAAAGGTTCTGAAATTGTCTTGATCGGTCAGCCTGATGTTAAAGACAAAAAACTAGATAATAAGATTGCTGTTCCAAACATTCTGAGTTTCCTGACTTACGGAAACTGGGATCAGGAAATAAAAGGTTTGGATCAGTACGAGGAAGATCTGCATCCTACTAATATTTCTGGGTTGTATTACGCTTATCATATTATGGTAGGGCTTGGAACAGTTTTTATAGGTTTAATGGTAATTTCGCTTTTTCAATTAATACGAGGAAAACTATTTGAAACCAAATGGATTTTATGGTCACTTATGTTTATGATGCCATTTCCATATATTGCTAATACAACAGGCTGGTATACTGCTGAATTAGGAAGGCAGCCGTGGCTGGTTTATAATTTACTGCGAACAGCAGCAGGAGCCTCACCAACGGTTTCTTCTGGAAACACCTTGTTTACATTACTTGGATTTATTGGACTGTATCTTTTGCTAGGCATGCTGTTTTTACTTTTAGTTGGAAAAATTATCAATAAAGGACCGCACAATGTGGAACTTTCAACAGAAAAAATATAA
- a CDS encoding HD domain-containing protein, translating to MNNQDLLDQIAFIKEIDKVKYIQRKTKLFNSDRCENDAEHSWHLALMAIVLVEHSNTPIDVLKVVKMVLIHDIVEIDAGDVFIYDTVKSHNNTDEERLAANRIFGLLPKKQAEELIAIWEEFEAGETNEAKFARSMDRLEPLLQNTSNNGGTWKEFGVTYDKVYEKKSVIKNGSASLWNYAEGLINESVEKGILKK from the coding sequence ATGAACAACCAAGATTTATTAGATCAAATTGCTTTTATAAAAGAGATTGATAAAGTAAAATATATTCAGCGTAAAACGAAATTGTTCAACAGCGATCGATGCGAAAATGATGCTGAACACAGCTGGCATTTAGCATTAATGGCAATTGTTTTGGTCGAACATTCCAATACACCAATTGATGTTTTGAAAGTCGTAAAAATGGTTTTGATACACGATATTGTAGAGATTGATGCAGGAGATGTTTTTATTTATGATACTGTAAAAAGTCACAATAATACAGATGAAGAAAGATTGGCTGCAAATAGAATTTTTGGTTTACTGCCTAAAAAACAAGCAGAAGAATTAATCGCCATCTGGGAAGAATTTGAAGCAGGCGAAACAAACGAAGCCAAATTTGCAAGATCGATGGACAGATTAGAGCCTTTATTACAGAATACTTCTAACAACGGCGGAACCTGGAAAGAGTTTGGAGTGACTTATGATAAGGTATACGAGAAAAAAAGTGTCATTAAAAATGGTTCAGCATCTTTATGGAATTATGCTGAAGGTTTGATCAATGAAAGCGTTGAAAAGGGAATTTTGAAGAAATAA
- a CDS encoding MBL fold metallo-hydrolase — MKIEQIYTGCLAQGAYYITSDGEAAIIDPLRETQPYLDRLERDGVKLKYIFETHFHADFVSGHVDLSKETGAPIVYGPNAACEFDCISAKDGQEFKIGKVIIKVLHTPGHTMESTTFLLIDENGKDHAIFSGDTLFIGDVGRPDLAQKAAGMTQDQLAGILFHSLRDKIMKLADDVIVYPAHGAGSACGKNMSKETVSTIGNQKATNYALRANMTEAEFIEEVTDGLLPPPAYFSMNVAMNKGGYESFETVLHNGMKAINVNEFEAVAEETGALILDTRSAAEFHKGFIPQSINIGINGDFAPWVGTLIADVKQPIILVTTVGMEEETVTRLSRVGFDTIIGHLEGGFDAWQKAGFEIDTVNRITAEQFAKEVNIETDKIVDIRKETEYAAEHIEDAYSKPLAYINDWVKDINPNEHFYMHCAGGYRSMIAASILQARGFRNFSEVEGGFGAISKTNLPKSDFVCQSKVLKA; from the coding sequence ATGAAAATAGAACAAATTTACACCGGATGTTTAGCACAAGGTGCTTATTATATTACCTCAGATGGTGAAGCCGCTATAATTGATCCTCTTAGAGAAACACAGCCTTATTTAGATCGTCTGGAACGTGACGGCGTAAAGCTGAAATATATTTTTGAAACACATTTCCACGCCGATTTCGTTTCTGGCCACGTTGATTTAAGCAAAGAAACAGGCGCTCCAATTGTTTATGGACCAAACGCTGCCTGCGAATTTGACTGCATTTCTGCAAAAGACGGACAAGAATTTAAAATCGGAAAAGTAATTATTAAAGTACTACATACTCCAGGTCACACTATGGAGAGTACGACGTTTTTACTTATAGACGAAAACGGAAAAGATCACGCCATTTTTTCTGGAGATACTTTATTTATCGGAGATGTTGGCCGTCCAGATTTAGCGCAGAAAGCAGCTGGAATGACGCAAGATCAATTGGCAGGGATTTTATTTCATTCTTTAAGAGATAAAATCATGAAACTTGCCGATGATGTTATTGTTTATCCTGCACACGGTGCTGGAAGTGCCTGCGGGAAAAACATGAGTAAAGAAACCGTTTCAACTATCGGAAACCAAAAAGCAACAAATTATGCTTTGCGCGCGAACATGACTGAAGCTGAATTTATTGAAGAAGTGACAGATGGTTTATTGCCTCCTCCTGCCTATTTCAGTATGAATGTAGCCATGAATAAAGGCGGATACGAAAGTTTTGAAACCGTTTTACATAACGGAATGAAAGCTATTAACGTAAACGAATTTGAAGCAGTTGCAGAAGAAACAGGAGCTCTAATTTTAGATACAAGAAGCGCCGCTGAATTCCACAAAGGTTTTATTCCACAATCTATTAATATTGGAATAAATGGTGATTTCGCTCCTTGGGTTGGAACCTTAATTGCCGATGTAAAACAGCCCATTATTCTGGTTACAACAGTTGGAATGGAAGAAGAAACTGTTACCCGTTTAAGCCGTGTTGGTTTTGATACGATTATCGGACATTTGGAAGGTGGTTTTGATGCTTGGCAGAAAGCAGGTTTTGAAATTGATACCGTAAACCGAATCACAGCAGAACAATTTGCAAAAGAAGTGAATATTGAAACGGACAAAATTGTAGACATCCGTAAAGAAACAGAATACGCCGCAGAACATATTGAAGATGCGTACAGTAAACCTTTAGCTTATATTAATGACTGGGTAAAAGACATTAATCCAAATGAGCATTTTTATATGCACTGTGCCGGCGGATACAGAAGTATGATTGCTGCTTCGATTTTACAAGCACGCGGTTTCAGAAATTTCTCTGAAGTGGAAGGTGGTTTTGGAGCGATCTCAAAAACCAACCTCCCTAAATCAGATTTTGTTTGTCAAAGCAAGGTTTTAAAAGCATAA